Genomic window (Sphingomonas japonica):
AGCCCGGCCCCGGTCCCAATGGCGGCGGGGGCAACAATCCCTGGATGAAGAGCCTGCTGATCTGGGTCGGCATCCTGGTCGCGCTGGCGCTGTTCGTGGGGATGATCGGCGAGCGCGGGACGCCGGGCGGCGGTACCACGATCGCCTATTCGCAATTCCTCGACAAGGTCGACGAAGGTTCGGTTCGCGACGTCAACGTCGCCGAGGGCGTCATCACCGGCACCTTTTCGAACGATGCGAAATTCCGCACCTATACGGTCGACGATCCGCAACTGACCCAGCGTCTGCGCGACCGCGGCGTCGAGATCAACGCGCGGCCGGAAGAACGCACGTCGATCTGGATGGTGCTGCTCTATCAGTCGCTGCCGTTCCTGCTGTTCCTCGGCATCGCATTCTTCGTGCTGCGCCAGATGCAGAAGAATTCGGGCGCGGGCGGCGCGATGGGATTCGGCAAGAGCCGCGCGAAGATGCTGACGCAGAAGGAAGGCAAGGTCACCTTCGACGACGTCGCCGGCATCGACGAGGCGCGCGAGGAGCTCGAGGAGATCGTCGAGTTCCTCAAGGACCCGACCAAGTTCGCGCGGCTGGGCGGTAAGATTCCCAAGGGTGCGCTGCTGGTCGGTTCGCCCGGCACCGGCAAGACGCTGCTCGCGCGCGCGATCGCGGGCGAAGCGGGCGTGCCGTTCTTCACCATCTCCGGCTCGGACTTCGTCGAGATGTTCGTCGGTGTCGGTGCGAGCCGCGTGCGCGACATGTTCGAACAGGCCAAGAAGTCGGCGCCGTGCATCGTTTTCATCGACGAGATCGACGCCGTCGGTCGCCATCGCGGCGCGGGGCTCGGCAACGGCAATGACGAGCGCGAACAGACGCTCAACCAGCTGCTGGTCGAGATGGACGGCTTCGAGGCGAACGAAGGCATCATCATCATCGCCGCGACCAACCGCCCCGACGTGCTCGATCCCGCCCTGCTGCGCCCGGGTCGCTTCGACCGCCAGGTCGTCGTGCCGCGTCCCGACATCGAAGGCCGCGTCAAGATCCTTCAGGTGCACATGAAGAAGACGCCGCTTGCCCCCGACGTCGATGCGCGGGTCATCGCGCGCGGCACCCCGGGCTTCTCGGGCGCCGACCTCGCCAATCTCGTCAACGAGGCGGCACTGCTCGCCGCGCGCAAGGCCAAGCGGCTGGTGGCGATGCTCGAGTTCGAGGAAGCCAAGGACAAGGTCATGATGGGCGCCGAGCGGCGGTCGATGGTCATGACCGAGGACGAGAAGCGCATGACCGCCTATCACGAGGCGGGACACGCGATCGTGTCGATCCACGAACCGGCATCCGACCCGATCCACAAGGCGACGATCATCCCGCGCGGGCGCGCGCTGGGCATGGTAATGCGCCTCCCCGAGCGCGACTCGTACAGCTATCACCGCGACAAGATGTACGCCAATCTGGCGGTTTCGATGGGCGGCCGCATCGCCGAAGAGATCATCTTCGGCTATGACAAGGTGTCGTCGGGCGCGTCTGGCGATATCCAGTACGCCACCGGTCTGGCGCGCGACATGGTCACCAAATGGGGCATGTCGGACAAGGTCGGTCCGGTCGAATATGCCCAGCCTGAAGGCGAGAGCTTCCTTGGCTATTCATCGAGCCAGCCGGTGCGGATGTCGAACGCGACTGCGCAGCTGATCGACGACGAGATCAAGTCGATCGTCGAGGGCGGGCTGGCCCGCGCCAAGCAGTTGCTGACCGACCATGTTGATCAGTTGCACACGCTGGCGAGCGCATTGCTGGAATATGAGACACTGTCGGGTGACGAGATCAAGCGCGTGCTGGCGGGCGAAGACATCGACCGCGGCGATCCGAGCGCGAGGACGTCGTCAGTCGTTGCGGCAGGCACCTCGATCCCCAAGACACGCCGTCCCAAGGGACCGTTTGGAAATCCCGCTCCGCAGGGGGCGTGATCAAGGTGGGATTGGCGCGGTTGAATAGGCGCGCATAGCCCGGGACTGAGCGATCCCCGACTGTTCGTGTCGAATGAAGTCGAGAAATCTCGCGCAACGTGCGCGAAAAGTTCCTCGATTTCATTTGGGACGAATGGACTAGGGTAAGTCTAGCCGCGACGGAACATATGTCTCCCCCGCGCCGGCGTGAGGGCCTGTTGATAAGCGGCCCATTCAACAGCTCGGGGCTGCCGCGCTCGCACGAACCCGATTGCGTAAGATCAATCGACCTCTTCGGCGTCCAGGCCATAGGCGGTGTGCAGCACGCGGACCGCAAGCTCGGTATAATCCTCTTCGATCAGCACGCTGACCTTGATCTCCGAGGTGGTGATCGCCTGCACGTTGATGCCGCGGTCGCCCAGCGTCTGGAACATCGTCGCGGCGACACCGGCATGGCTGCGCATGCCGACGCCGACCACAGAGATCTTGGCGATGCGCGGGTCGTGGACCAGCCGGTTGAAGCCGATCGCCGCCTTTTCGCGTTCGAGGATGTCGAGCGCTCGGGCGAGATCGGCCTTGGGCACGGTAAAGGTCACGTCGGTCGAGCCCGACGAATGCGCGACGTTCTGGACGATCATGTCGACATTGATACCGCCGGTCGCGAGCGGGCCGAAGATCGCGCCGACCGCGCCTGGGCGATCGGGCACTTCGGTCAGCGTGACCTTGGCTTCGTTCTTGTCATGCGCGATGCCGGTGATGAGCTGGCGTTCCATGGTGTCGATTTCCTCTTCGCCGACGATCAGCGTTCCGCGATATCCGTCCGCATTGTGCGCGTCGTCGAACGACGACAGTACGCGCACGCGCACGCCTTCCTTCATCGCCAGCCCGACCGAGCGCGTCTGCAGCACCTTGGCCCCGACGCTGGCGAGTTCGAGCATCTCTTCATAGGTTACGCGCTTCAATTTGCGCGCGCGCGGCACGATACGCGGATCGGTAGTGTAGACCCCGTCGACATCGGTGTAGATGTCGCAGCGGTCGGCCTTCATCGCCGCGGCCATCGCCACCGCCGACGTGTCCGACCCGCCGCGCCCCAGCGTCGTCACGCGCTCGCCGGGGGCGACGCCCTGGAAGCCCGGGATCACTGCGACTTCGCGATTGGCGAGGCTGGCGTTGAGCGCCGCGGTGTCGATGTCGCCGATCCGCGCCGACGCATGCCCGTCCGA
Coding sequences:
- the ftsH gene encoding ATP-dependent zinc metalloprotease FtsH, yielding MNDNDKQPGPGPNGGGGNNPWMKSLLIWVGILVALALFVGMIGERGTPGGGTTIAYSQFLDKVDEGSVRDVNVAEGVITGTFSNDAKFRTYTVDDPQLTQRLRDRGVEINARPEERTSIWMVLLYQSLPFLLFLGIAFFVLRQMQKNSGAGGAMGFGKSRAKMLTQKEGKVTFDDVAGIDEAREELEEIVEFLKDPTKFARLGGKIPKGALLVGSPGTGKTLLARAIAGEAGVPFFTISGSDFVEMFVGVGASRVRDMFEQAKKSAPCIVFIDEIDAVGRHRGAGLGNGNDEREQTLNQLLVEMDGFEANEGIIIIAATNRPDVLDPALLRPGRFDRQVVVPRPDIEGRVKILQVHMKKTPLAPDVDARVIARGTPGFSGADLANLVNEAALLAARKAKRLVAMLEFEEAKDKVMMGAERRSMVMTEDEKRMTAYHEAGHAIVSIHEPASDPIHKATIIPRGRALGMVMRLPERDSYSYHRDKMYANLAVSMGGRIAEEIIFGYDKVSSGASGDIQYATGLARDMVTKWGMSDKVGPVEYAQPEGESFLGYSSSQPVRMSNATAQLIDDEIKSIVEGGLARAKQLLTDHVDQLHTLASALLEYETLSGDEIKRVLAGEDIDRGDPSARTSSVVAAGTSIPKTRRPKGPFGNPAPQGA
- a CDS encoding aspartate kinase is translated as MARIVMKFGGTSMAGIERIRTVAERVRREWAEGHDVAVVVSAMAGETDRLVNFCREASSLYDPKEYDVVVSAGEQITSGLLAIALQAAGVPARSWLGWQLPIRTSDGHASARIGDIDTAALNASLANREVAVIPGFQGVAPGERVTTLGRGGSDTSAVAMAAAMKADRCDIYTDVDGVYTTDPRIVPRARKLKRVTYEEMLELASVGAKVLQTRSVGLAMKEGVRVRVLSSFDDAHNADGYRGTLIVGEEEIDTMERQLITGIAHDKNEAKVTLTEVPDRPGAVGAIFGPLATGGINVDMIVQNVAHSSGSTDVTFTVPKADLARALDILEREKAAIGFNRLVHDPRIAKISVVGVGMRSHAGVAATMFQTLGDRGINVQAITTSEIKVSVLIEEDYTELAVRVLHTAYGLDAEEVD